In one window of Pelorhabdus rhamnosifermentans DNA:
- a CDS encoding sigma 54-interacting transcriptional regulator, whose protein sequence is MDLKNKVINLVDTENKKNPLTDVQIAKYLHTTRENITNIRKELNINNSRQRRYPYLKAAILAVRKNQPNIAVSDLTCQLIEQGFAISRKVIDELLPLSEVEATTKSDGLQVNGADPFKRLIGSNGSLKNSIEQAKAAILYPPKGLPTLLTGESGVGKSLFSKTMYDFAKGNNVIHENGVFIVFNCADYGDNPQLLLSLLFGYKKGAFTGAVNDTPGLVEQADGGILFLDEIHRLPPKGQEILFSILDRGCFRRLGESGIERAVNLMFIGATTESLEDNLLLTFRRRIPMIIQLPALKDWFLKERVELIYTIFQAECNRINAKIFIDKSVVEILALKEFKGNIGQLKSMIQVLCAHSFMNFLQNKQNSQENIVSIEVAGILKLNDSFQDTSFAEIEYSEIRKYLKNLILIPFGVNDFAVEGDFYNTAYQINKDIYRGIETKYDELKNLDLSDSEIENILWAFILNRFSDVMDPVENELFSFKELKTFVRDNILKVIKEFMDEIIGEGRESKVNKNAFKYLAIHLEEAIKKIKLNQRIVNLNMSKIKKEFVHEYSIGKQFAEKLEQAENIKISEDEIAFIALYMKAALHEEEKKKRVGLIVVSHGNIASATVKVIKDLLGMKAPMAIDMPLNEKPINIYNKAVAMAKAVNQGCGVLFLVDMGSLTNIGDIVMQRTGIKTRMLDRMDLLIALEAARKVSIGESDLDEIYFSLCKENMKYNYILEKEANKQSAIITICLTGEGNAKYISQEIEAKYPQFRCYAISALDENIMTKINEIRNENNILAIIGTINPKISGINFIPYDKDILKNLELYLSMQYINDLAYFLDDELILYEPEFYIKRDLLEYICSLLINKGYVKKAYLSSVLHREELLPTFSKGNTAVPHGTSAEVLRTKFVFVKLKEPIDWVVGNVNFLLMPVFTADDKDIVKKMLTVLQDETFMKAIRMCTNGEMFKQIIMEKVKKL, encoded by the coding sequence ATGGATTTAAAAAATAAGGTGATCAATCTTGTCGATACAGAAAACAAAAAAAATCCGCTGACGGATGTACAGATTGCAAAGTACTTACATACTACTAGAGAAAATATAACCAATATCAGAAAAGAACTGAATATCAATAACTCGCGCCAACGGCGCTATCCATATTTGAAGGCGGCAATTTTGGCCGTGCGGAAAAATCAACCCAATATTGCCGTATCGGATTTAACGTGCCAGTTAATTGAGCAGGGGTTTGCGATTTCGAGGAAAGTGATTGACGAACTTTTGCCATTGTCGGAGGTTGAAGCAACAACGAAGAGTGACGGTTTACAGGTGAACGGTGCCGATCCATTCAAGCGGCTTATCGGGAGCAATGGTAGCTTGAAAAATTCGATCGAACAGGCAAAGGCGGCGATTTTGTATCCGCCCAAGGGATTGCCAACTTTGCTTACTGGTGAAAGTGGTGTAGGAAAGAGCTTGTTTTCCAAGACAATGTACGATTTCGCGAAGGGAAACAATGTTATTCATGAGAATGGCGTGTTTATTGTGTTCAATTGCGCAGATTATGGGGATAATCCGCAATTGTTGTTATCTCTATTATTCGGGTACAAAAAAGGAGCATTTACGGGAGCGGTAAATGATACACCCGGTTTAGTTGAACAGGCGGACGGCGGGATACTGTTTTTGGATGAAATCCATCGCTTGCCGCCAAAAGGACAGGAAATTCTTTTTTCTATTTTGGACCGTGGGTGCTTCCGTCGTTTAGGGGAAAGCGGTATAGAGCGCGCGGTGAACTTGATGTTTATTGGTGCAACGACGGAAAGTCTTGAAGACAATCTTCTCTTGACGTTTCGGCGGCGTATTCCAATGATCATCCAATTGCCAGCATTAAAAGATTGGTTTTTGAAAGAACGTGTTGAGCTCATTTATACGATATTTCAGGCGGAATGCAATCGCATCAATGCGAAGATTTTTATCGACAAAAGTGTCGTGGAAATTCTTGCCCTTAAGGAGTTTAAAGGGAATATAGGCCAGTTAAAAAGTATGATTCAGGTTTTGTGTGCGCATTCGTTTATGAATTTTCTGCAGAATAAACAGAATAGTCAGGAAAACATAGTATCTATTGAGGTCGCAGGAATTTTGAAACTTAATGATTCCTTTCAGGATACATCATTCGCGGAAATCGAATATTCTGAGATTCGAAAATATCTTAAAAATCTAATTTTGATACCGTTTGGGGTAAATGATTTTGCTGTAGAGGGGGATTTTTACAATACTGCATATCAGATCAATAAGGATATTTATCGTGGTATTGAGACAAAGTACGATGAGTTAAAAAATCTTGATTTGAGTGATTCGGAAATCGAGAATATCTTATGGGCATTTATTTTGAATCGTTTCAGTGATGTGATGGATCCGGTTGAAAATGAGCTTTTTTCATTTAAAGAATTAAAAACCTTTGTGCGCGATAATATTCTTAAGGTCATCAAGGAATTTATGGATGAGATCATTGGCGAAGGACGAGAGAGCAAGGTAAATAAGAATGCATTTAAGTATCTGGCAATTCATTTAGAAGAAGCCATTAAAAAAATCAAGTTGAATCAGCGTATCGTTAATTTGAATATGAGTAAAATAAAAAAAGAATTCGTCCATGAATATAGCATAGGCAAGCAGTTTGCAGAAAAGCTGGAACAGGCGGAAAACATCAAGATTTCAGAGGATGAAATCGCATTTATTGCGTTGTATATGAAGGCGGCACTGCATGAAGAGGAAAAAAAGAAGCGTGTAGGCCTGATTGTTGTATCGCATGGTAATATAGCTAGCGCGACGGTTAAGGTCATTAAAGATTTACTTGGTATGAAGGCTCCGATGGCAATTGATATGCCACTCAATGAAAAACCAATAAATATTTATAATAAAGCTGTTGCTATGGCAAAGGCAGTTAATCAAGGGTGTGGAGTATTATTTTTGGTTGATATGGGATCGCTGACGAATATTGGGGATATCGTAATGCAACGGACAGGCATAAAAACACGGATGCTTGATCGCATGGATTTGTTGATAGCTTTGGAAGCGGCACGCAAGGTCTCAATAGGGGAATCTGATTTGGATGAAATCTATTTTTCATTATGTAAGGAAAATATGAAATACAATTATATTTTAGAAAAAGAAGCGAATAAACAAAGTGCGATTATTACGATTTGCCTTACTGGGGAAGGCAATGCGAAATATATCAGCCAGGAAATCGAAGCGAAATATCCGCAGTTTCGCTGTTATGCAATAAGTGCCCTCGACGAAAATATCATGACGAAAATTAATGAAATAAGAAATGAGAATAATATATTAGCAATTATTGGTACAATTAATCCAAAGATTTCAGGCATCAATTTTATTCCTTACGATAAAGATATATTAAAGAATTTGGAATTGTATTTGTCAATGCAATATATCAATGACTTGGCTTACTTCCTTGATGATGAGTTGATTCTTTATGAACCGGAATTCTATATAAAGCGGGATTTACTGGAATATATTTGTTCGCTTTTAATTAATAAAGGGTATGTCAAGAAGGCATATTTATCCTCGGTTTTACATC